A stretch of the Lonchura striata isolate bLonStr1 chromosome 17, bLonStr1.mat, whole genome shotgun sequence genome encodes the following:
- the EPB41L1 gene encoding band 4.1-like protein 1 isoform X3 → MTTETGPGSAVRNAQEDAPPQPLEAAAPGPAAAPSPAGRDTDPNEKLGAQPDSRTTEPGTDMEDKDYSETDGLSDKTTPSKTQKSPQKTTKKVKSALCRVTLLDASEYECEVEKHARGQVLFDMVCEHLNLLEKDYFGLTFCDSDSQKNWLDPSKEIKKQIRSGPWNFAFTVKFYPPDPAQLTEDITRYYLCLQLRADIITGRLPCSFVTHALLGSYAVQAELGDHDTEEHVGNYVSELRFAPNQTRELEERIMELHKTYRGMTPGEAEIHFLENAKKLSMYGVDLHHAKDSEGIDIMLGVCANGLLIYRDRLRINRFAWPKILKISYKRSNFYIKIRPGEYEQFESTIGFKLPNHRSAKRLWKVCIEHHTFFRLVSPEPPPKGFLVMGSKFRYSGRTQAQTRQASALIDRPAPFFERSSSKRYTMSRSLDGEFSRPASVSENHDAGPEGEKQDEDSEFGSRRRSETEDEEVTTPTKIKELKPEHETTPRHKQEFLDKPEDVLLKHQASINELKRTLKEPNSKLVHRDRDRRLPSSPASSSPKHEDETPKGTPEKATETMEEDTLDDFASERGASLSMESFTQKSLVSSPEGSEHWVFIEREAPRLEAVALRKTLRAKTEEARAGTSEGNTSGSLTKVVVTVGKAKDVAGQEEPAAAALETRKRAKMIASPEDFESVWEDDLYEKESRGESSPGEAHPPTESVEGEPQEPGKGTATREPGLPKPCQQPEERQRTKILEPEPRQGEGEVLSKERASAAFKKQEARVSATAPELLKIKVKAGDDSSETSATQRIIYLGDPEGEEKDSKTHLVSDTGGCLGLEERPEAPVNATWEGSGHAAPVAEEVQALLSASHQHRTVSEKPTGALEMPGMGCNGTSLGGHPLSEWEELSLHPEKAPGVAVPGGAPTGSEALLCSQEVGPEELQSSVGGLKLCGLAGDGPRAEEHRRSRAQSPDICPALGGALGRVGADSDREESARVVLQMEEIEPNSPPSSAGSWQGHTYTVGLEGDKPNVPVPPPLPQKPSPVPAESSLGTEPQGTDLALGTIPAKEVAMPKRVSPSMQVALPVGTDPEAEEQSQNVGFASWKPHQETSSVTGEPPQNTLTAAESIQVRDLAIREVAQDMDTAQSNVPATEEPLQEEKPMIKELFQGSGSGKLTRDEGSGMEELSHGKSLGMAELPAKGEEAEHQTETTLRDLSLHTAHPKAQEPHQDSEFSVGQDLQGGSQTVTEGTRDSDLALGQPLQDDFPPRAAADVPHLQSPTAGLCQGNEASQLPALVNEGGAGQSSGGTHPAEPGVLVCMAGLAGAVAPEHWDATVAPGNQEDSKSYRETSVASKIKMFEQGEAEQRAAQEGQEHVPETETSVTATGKTNLEQDVPLSTDLTSPPAVGPVSGVGSLALGQGAGSGDTSQPHSLKERVSAEPEHKEDSADLASPDSGCELTLAEAVSKSQEPSGEEKHLCDPSVKSSLKEENVKAAVPVVSQRAGVREGPEERVKPPRHRAPESDTGDEEPDQEKDSVFLKDNHLAIERKCSSITVSSTSSLEAEVDFTVIGDFHGTAFEDISRSLPELDKDKSETEDEGLVSFQHTDKAVPGLEEDPKGRDKVSQPSPDVSQPEPSAPKANAVTVKKPEAEGSTPHWVDGGTPGSRDTTTSTAQAGTTETALVTSDHGTKAGKGAAPTTDLRSLSPISGGSAGKEVLTSIFSATAETLSTSTTTHVTKTVKGGFSETRIEKRIIITGDEDVDQDQALALAIKEAKLQHPDMLVTKAVVYRETEPSPEERDKKPQES, encoded by the exons GCGGGCCCTGGAACTTTGCCTTCACTGTGAAGTTCTACCCTCCAGACCCTGCCCAGCTCACAGAGGACATCACCAG aTACTACCTGTGCCTGCAGCTCCGTGCTGACATCATCACGGGGCGCTTGCCCTGCTCCTTTGTCACCCATGCCCTGCTGGGCTCCTACGCTGTCCAGGCCGAGCTGGGTGACCACGACACCGAGGAGCATGTGGGCAACTACGTGAGCGAGCTGCGCTTCGCCCCCAACCAGACGCGGGAGCTGGAGGAGCGCATCATGGAGCTGCACAAGACCTACCG GGGAATGACCCCCGGGGAAGCAGAGATCCACTTCCTGGAGAATGCCAAGAAGCTCTCCATGTACGGGGTGGACCTCCACCACGCCAAG gaCTCAGAGGGCATAGACATCATGCTGGGCGTCTGCGCCAATGGCCTCCTCATCTACAGGGACCGGCTGCGCATCAACCGCTTCGCCTGGCCCAAGATCCTCAAGATTTCCTACAAGAGGAGCAACTTCTACATCAAGATCCGCCCGGGGGAG TACGAACAGTTTGAGAGCACCATTGGCTTCAAGCTGCCCAACCACCGCTCAGCCAAGAGGCTCTGGAAGGTCTGCATAGAGCATCACACCTTCTTCAG gctggtgtccccagagccacccccCAAGGGCTTCCTGGTGATGGGCTCCAAGTTTCGGTACAGCGGGCGCACGCAGGCGCAGACGCGCCAGGCCAGCGCCCTCATCGACCGCCCCGCGCCCTTCTTCGAGCGCTCCTCCAGCAAACGCTACACCATGTCCCGCAGCCTGGACGGAG AGTTCTCGCGCCCAGCCTCTGTCAGCGAGAACCACGACGCCGGGCCTGAGGGTGAGAAGCAGGATGAGGACAGTGAGTTTGGCAGCAGGAGACGCTCTGAGACAGAGGATGAGGAGGTGACCACCCCGACAAAGATCAAGGAACTGAAG CCGGAGCACGAAACAACCCCCAGGCACAAGCAGGAG TTTTTAGACAAGCCAGAGGACGTTTTGCTGAAGCATCAGGCCAGCATCAATGAGCTGAAGCGGACCCTGAAGGAGCCTAACAGCAAACTGGTTcacagggaccgggacaggaGGCTGCCTTCCTCACCAGCCTCTTCCTCACCCAAGCACGAGGATGAAACACCAAAGGGAACCCCTGAAAAGGCCACTGAG ACGATGGAAGAGGACACCTTAGACGATTTTGCATCTGAGCGTGGAGCTTCCCTAAGCATGGAGTCTTTCACGCAGAAAAGCCTTGTCTCCTCTCCTGAG GGCTCGGAGCACTGGGTATTTATAGAGAGAGAAGCCCCTAGGCTGGAAGCTGTAGCTCTGAGGAAAACTCTGAGAGCCAAGACGGAAGAAGCACGTGCAGGGACCTCGGAGGGGAACACAAGTGGGAGCCTGACGAAAGTGGTGGTGACAGTAGGGAAAGCCAAGGACGTGGCAGGCCAGGaagagccagcagctgcagccttgGAGACGAGGAAGAGAGCCAAAATGATTGCTAGTCCTGAGGATTTTGAGTCTGTGTGGGAGGATGATCTCTATGAGAAGGAAAGCAGGGGTGAGTCCAGCCCGGGGGAGGCACATCCACCCACTGAGAGCGTGGAGGGGGAGCCCCAAGAGCCAGGCAAAGGCACAGCCACcagggagccagggctgcccaagCCCTGTCAGCAGCCTGAAGAGAGGCAAAGGACCAAGATTTTGGAGCCAGAGCCTCGCCAGGGAGAAGGTGAGGTGCTCTCCAAGGAACGTGCTTCTGCAGCCTTCAAGAAGCAGGAGGCCAGAGTGtcagccacagccccagagctcctGAAAATTAAAGTGAAGGCTGGTGACGACAGCTCAGAGACTTCTGCAACCCAGAGGATCATCTACTTAGGAGATCCAGAgggggaggagaaggacagtaaAACACACCTGGTCTCGGACACTGGTGGGTGCCTTGGCTTGGAGGAGAGACCAGAAGCCCCAGTAAACGCAACCTGGGAGGGATCCGGGCACGCTGCACCTGTGGCAGAAGAGGTCCAAGCCCTCTTGTCAGCAAGTCACCAGCACAGGACAGTGTCTGAAAAACCCACTGGAGCACTGGAGATGCCTGGGATGGGCTGTAATGGGACCAGCCTGGGGGGACATCCCCTCTCAGAGTGGGAAGAGCTGTCCCTGCATCCAGAGAAGGCACCTGGTGTTGCAGTGCCTGGAGGAGCACCCACAGGAAGTGAAGCCCTGCTGTGTTCCCAGGAGGTGGGaccagaggagctgcagagctcggTAGGAGGCTTGAAGTTATGTGGCCTGGCAGgggatggccccagggctgaggagcacAGAAGGAGCCGTGCACAGTCCCCAGACatctgcccagcactggggggGGCCTTGGGAAGGGTTGGAGCAGACAGTGACAGGGAGGAAAGTGCCAGAGTGGTTCTTCAGATGGAAGAGATAGAGCCCAATTCGCCTCCATCATCAGCTGGGTCTTGGCAGGGCCACACTTACACCGTGGGGTTGGAGGGGGACAAACCCAATGTTCCTGTCCCTCCACCCCTTCCCCAGAAACCCAGCCCAGTCCCTGCAGAGTCCTCTCTGGGTACGGAGCCTCAGGGCACagacctggccctgggcaccaTCCCTGCCAAAGAGGTGGCCATGCCCAAGCGTGTGAGCCCCTCCATGCAGGTGGCACTACCCGTGGGCACCGATCCTGAAGCTGAAGAACAATCCCAGAATGTGGGATTTGCCTCATGGAAACCCCATCAGGAAACAAGTTCTGTTACAGGAgaaccaccccaaaacacacTCACTGCAGCAGAGTCAATCCAGGTTAGAGACTTGGCCATCAGGGAGGTGGCCCAGGACATGGACACAGCACAGAGCAATGTGCCTGCCACTGAAGAGCCACTGCAGGAGGAGAAGCCCATGATCAAAGAGCTCTTCCAGGGCTCAGGGTCAGGGAAGCTGACCAGAGATGAAGGCTCTGGGATGGAAGAACTGTCCCATGGCAAAAGCCTTGGCATGGCTGAGCTGCCCGCCAAGGGAGAAGAAGCAGAACACCAGACTGAGACAACCCTGAGGGACTTGTCCCTCCACACTGCACATCCCAAAGCACAAGAACCACACCAGGACTCGGAGTTCAGTGTTGGACAAGATCTGCAGGGTGGGAGCCAGACAGTCACAGAAGGCACCAGGGACAGTGACCTGGCTCTGGGGCAGCCACTGCAGGATGACTttcctcccagagcagctgctgatgTCCCACACTTACAGTCCCCTACCGCAGGATTGTGCCAAGGAAACGAGGCATCCCAGCTCCCTGCGCTGGTGAATGAAGGTGGGGCAGGGCAATCAAGTGGTGGGACACatccagcagagcctggggtgTTGGTGTGcatggctgggctggcaggagctgtggcccCAGAGCACTGGGATGCTACTGTGGCCCCAGGAAACCAGGAGGACAGCAAGAGCTACAGGGAAACTTCCGTGGCCTCCAAGATCAAGATGTTTGAGCAAGGCGAAGCAGAGCAAAGGGCAGcccaggagggacaggagcatGTGCCTGAAACTGAGACATCGGTGACAGCCACGGGGAAGACAAATCTGGAACAGGATGTGCCTTTGAGCACTGACCTCACCTCACCCCCTGCAGTGGGACCTGTGTCCGGTGTGGGGTCCTTGGCCCTCGGGCAAGGGGCTGGTTCAGGAGAcacctcccagccccactcGCTGAAGGAACGAGTCTCTGCTGAGCCTGAGCACAAAGAAGACAGTGCTGACCTGGCCTCGCCCGACTCCGGCTGTGAGCTCACCCTGGCCGAGGCCGTG AGCAAATCTCAGGAACCAAGTGGGGAAGAAAAGCATTTATGTGACCCATCAGTAAAATCCAGCCTGAAAGAAGAGAATGTAAAGGCTGCTGTTCCAGTGGTCTCGCAG AGAGCAGGTGTGAGGGAGGGCCCTGAGGAGAGGGTGAAACCGCCCCGGCACAGGGCCCCCGAGAGTGACACCGGCGACGAGGAGCCCGACCAGGAGAAGGACTCGGTCTTCCTGAAGGACAACCACCTGGCCATTGAGCGCAAGTGCTCCAGCATCACCGTCAGCTCAACCTCCAGCCTGGAAGCGGAGGTGGACTTCACCGTCATCGGGGACTTCCATGGCACGGCCTTTGAGGACATCTCCCGGAGCCTGCCCGAGCTGGACAAGGACAAGAGTGAAACAGAAGATGAAGGCTTGGTTTCCTTCCAGCACACTGACAAAGCAGTTCCTGGACTGGAAGAGGATCCCAAAGGCAGGGATAAggtctcccagcccagcccagatgTCTCCCAGCCAGAG CCTTCAGCCCCAAAAGCAAATGCTGTGACTGTGAAGAAGCCCGAAGCAGAAGGCTCCACTCCCCATTGG GTGGACGGAGGCACCccgggcagcagggacaccaccaccagcactgcccaggctggtACCACAGAGACAGCGCTGGTGACCTCA GATCACGGCACCAAggctggcaaaggagctgcTCCCACTACAGACCTTCGCTCCCTGTCACCG ATCTCGGGCGGCTCTGCTGGCAAGGAGGTGCTCACCAGCATATTCAGTGCCACTGCGGAAACGCTCTCCACCTCCACCACCACCCACGTTACCAAG ACTGTGAAAGGAGGGTTCTCCGAGACCCGGATAGAGAAGCGCATCATCATCACGGGCGATGAAGATGTGGACCAGGACCAG GCACTGGCTTTAGCAATCAAAGAGGCAAAACTCCAGCACCCTGACATGCTGGTAACCAAAGCTGTGGTGTACAGAGAAACAGAGCCCTCTCCAGAGGAAAGGGACAAGAAACCTCAG GAATCCTGA
- the EPB41L1 gene encoding band 4.1-like protein 1 isoform X4, translated as MTTETGPGSAVRNAQEDAPPQPLEAAAPGPAAAPSPAGRDTDPNEKLGAQPDSRTTEPGTDMEDKDYSETDGLSDKTTPSKTQKSPQKTTKKVKSALCRVTLLDASEYECEVEKHARGQVLFDMVCEHLNLLEKDYFGLTFCDSDSQKNWLDPSKEIKKQIRSGPWNFAFTVKFYPPDPAQLTEDITRYYLCLQLRADIITGRLPCSFVTHALLGSYAVQAELGDHDTEEHVGNYVSELRFAPNQTRELEERIMELHKTYRGMTPGEAEIHFLENAKKLSMYGVDLHHAKDSEGIDIMLGVCANGLLIYRDRLRINRFAWPKILKISYKRSNFYIKIRPGEYEQFESTIGFKLPNHRSAKRLWKVCIEHHTFFRLVSPEPPPKGFLVMGSKFRYSGRTQAQTRQASALIDRPAPFFERSSSKRYTMSRSLDGEFSRPASVSENHDAGPEGEKQDEDSEFGSRRRSETEDEEVTTPTKIKELKPEHETTPRHKQEFLDKPEDVLLKHQASINELKRTLKEPNSKLVHRDRDRRLPSSPASSSPKHEDETPKGTPEKATETMEEDTLDDFASERGASLSMESFTQKSLVSSPEGSEHWVFIEREAPRLEAVALRKTLRAKTEEARAGTSEGNTSGSLTKVVVTVGKAKDVAGQEEPAAAALETRKRAKMIASPEDFESVWEDDLYEKESRGESSPGEAHPPTESVEGEPQEPGKGTATREPGLPKPCQQPEERQRTKILEPEPRQGEGEVLSKERASAAFKKQEARVSATAPELLKIKVKAGDDSSETSATQRIIYLGDPEGEEKDSKTHLVSDTGGCLGLEERPEAPVNATWEGSGHAAPVAEEVQALLSASHQHRTVSEKPTGALEMPGMGCNGTSLGGHPLSEWEELSLHPEKAPGVAVPGGAPTGSEALLCSQEVGPEELQSSVGGLKLCGLAGDGPRAEEHRRSRAQSPDICPALGGALGRVGADSDREESARVVLQMEEIEPNSPPSSAGSWQGHTYTVGLEGDKPNVPVPPPLPQKPSPVPAESSLGTEPQGTDLALGTIPAKEVAMPKRVSPSMQVALPVGTDPEAEEQSQNVGFASWKPHQETSSVTGEPPQNTLTAAESIQVRDLAIREVAQDMDTAQSNVPATEEPLQEEKPMIKELFQGSGSGKLTRDEGSGMEELSHGKSLGMAELPAKGEEAEHQTETTLRDLSLHTAHPKAQEPHQDSEFSVGQDLQGGSQTVTEGTRDSDLALGQPLQDDFPPRAAADVPHLQSPTAGLCQGNEASQLPALVNEGGAGQSSGGTHPAEPGVLVCMAGLAGAVAPEHWDATVAPGNQEDSKSYRETSVASKIKMFEQGEAEQRAAQEGQEHVPETETSVTATGKTNLEQDVPLSTDLTSPPAVGPVSGVGSLALGQGAGSGDTSQPHSLKERVSAEPEHKEDSADLASPDSGCELTLAEAVSKSQEPSGEEKHLCDPSVKSSLKEENVKAAVPVVSQRAGVREGPEERVKPPRHRAPESDTGDEEPDQEKDSVFLKDNHLAIERKCSSITVSSTSSLEAEVDFTVIGDFHGTAFEDISRSLPELDKDKSETEDEGLVSFQHTDKAVPGLEEDPKGRDKVSQPSPDVSQPEPSAPKANAVTVKKPEAEGSTPHWVDGGTPGSRDTTTSTAQAGTTETALDHGTKAGKGAAPTTDLRSLSPISGGSAGKEVLTSIFSATAETLSTSTTTHVTKTVKGGFSETRIEKRIIITGDEDVDQDQALALAIKEAKLQHPDMLVTKAVVYRETEPSPEERDKKPQES; from the exons GCGGGCCCTGGAACTTTGCCTTCACTGTGAAGTTCTACCCTCCAGACCCTGCCCAGCTCACAGAGGACATCACCAG aTACTACCTGTGCCTGCAGCTCCGTGCTGACATCATCACGGGGCGCTTGCCCTGCTCCTTTGTCACCCATGCCCTGCTGGGCTCCTACGCTGTCCAGGCCGAGCTGGGTGACCACGACACCGAGGAGCATGTGGGCAACTACGTGAGCGAGCTGCGCTTCGCCCCCAACCAGACGCGGGAGCTGGAGGAGCGCATCATGGAGCTGCACAAGACCTACCG GGGAATGACCCCCGGGGAAGCAGAGATCCACTTCCTGGAGAATGCCAAGAAGCTCTCCATGTACGGGGTGGACCTCCACCACGCCAAG gaCTCAGAGGGCATAGACATCATGCTGGGCGTCTGCGCCAATGGCCTCCTCATCTACAGGGACCGGCTGCGCATCAACCGCTTCGCCTGGCCCAAGATCCTCAAGATTTCCTACAAGAGGAGCAACTTCTACATCAAGATCCGCCCGGGGGAG TACGAACAGTTTGAGAGCACCATTGGCTTCAAGCTGCCCAACCACCGCTCAGCCAAGAGGCTCTGGAAGGTCTGCATAGAGCATCACACCTTCTTCAG gctggtgtccccagagccacccccCAAGGGCTTCCTGGTGATGGGCTCCAAGTTTCGGTACAGCGGGCGCACGCAGGCGCAGACGCGCCAGGCCAGCGCCCTCATCGACCGCCCCGCGCCCTTCTTCGAGCGCTCCTCCAGCAAACGCTACACCATGTCCCGCAGCCTGGACGGAG AGTTCTCGCGCCCAGCCTCTGTCAGCGAGAACCACGACGCCGGGCCTGAGGGTGAGAAGCAGGATGAGGACAGTGAGTTTGGCAGCAGGAGACGCTCTGAGACAGAGGATGAGGAGGTGACCACCCCGACAAAGATCAAGGAACTGAAG CCGGAGCACGAAACAACCCCCAGGCACAAGCAGGAG TTTTTAGACAAGCCAGAGGACGTTTTGCTGAAGCATCAGGCCAGCATCAATGAGCTGAAGCGGACCCTGAAGGAGCCTAACAGCAAACTGGTTcacagggaccgggacaggaGGCTGCCTTCCTCACCAGCCTCTTCCTCACCCAAGCACGAGGATGAAACACCAAAGGGAACCCCTGAAAAGGCCACTGAG ACGATGGAAGAGGACACCTTAGACGATTTTGCATCTGAGCGTGGAGCTTCCCTAAGCATGGAGTCTTTCACGCAGAAAAGCCTTGTCTCCTCTCCTGAG GGCTCGGAGCACTGGGTATTTATAGAGAGAGAAGCCCCTAGGCTGGAAGCTGTAGCTCTGAGGAAAACTCTGAGAGCCAAGACGGAAGAAGCACGTGCAGGGACCTCGGAGGGGAACACAAGTGGGAGCCTGACGAAAGTGGTGGTGACAGTAGGGAAAGCCAAGGACGTGGCAGGCCAGGaagagccagcagctgcagccttgGAGACGAGGAAGAGAGCCAAAATGATTGCTAGTCCTGAGGATTTTGAGTCTGTGTGGGAGGATGATCTCTATGAGAAGGAAAGCAGGGGTGAGTCCAGCCCGGGGGAGGCACATCCACCCACTGAGAGCGTGGAGGGGGAGCCCCAAGAGCCAGGCAAAGGCACAGCCACcagggagccagggctgcccaagCCCTGTCAGCAGCCTGAAGAGAGGCAAAGGACCAAGATTTTGGAGCCAGAGCCTCGCCAGGGAGAAGGTGAGGTGCTCTCCAAGGAACGTGCTTCTGCAGCCTTCAAGAAGCAGGAGGCCAGAGTGtcagccacagccccagagctcctGAAAATTAAAGTGAAGGCTGGTGACGACAGCTCAGAGACTTCTGCAACCCAGAGGATCATCTACTTAGGAGATCCAGAgggggaggagaaggacagtaaAACACACCTGGTCTCGGACACTGGTGGGTGCCTTGGCTTGGAGGAGAGACCAGAAGCCCCAGTAAACGCAACCTGGGAGGGATCCGGGCACGCTGCACCTGTGGCAGAAGAGGTCCAAGCCCTCTTGTCAGCAAGTCACCAGCACAGGACAGTGTCTGAAAAACCCACTGGAGCACTGGAGATGCCTGGGATGGGCTGTAATGGGACCAGCCTGGGGGGACATCCCCTCTCAGAGTGGGAAGAGCTGTCCCTGCATCCAGAGAAGGCACCTGGTGTTGCAGTGCCTGGAGGAGCACCCACAGGAAGTGAAGCCCTGCTGTGTTCCCAGGAGGTGGGaccagaggagctgcagagctcggTAGGAGGCTTGAAGTTATGTGGCCTGGCAGgggatggccccagggctgaggagcacAGAAGGAGCCGTGCACAGTCCCCAGACatctgcccagcactggggggGGCCTTGGGAAGGGTTGGAGCAGACAGTGACAGGGAGGAAAGTGCCAGAGTGGTTCTTCAGATGGAAGAGATAGAGCCCAATTCGCCTCCATCATCAGCTGGGTCTTGGCAGGGCCACACTTACACCGTGGGGTTGGAGGGGGACAAACCCAATGTTCCTGTCCCTCCACCCCTTCCCCAGAAACCCAGCCCAGTCCCTGCAGAGTCCTCTCTGGGTACGGAGCCTCAGGGCACagacctggccctgggcaccaTCCCTGCCAAAGAGGTGGCCATGCCCAAGCGTGTGAGCCCCTCCATGCAGGTGGCACTACCCGTGGGCACCGATCCTGAAGCTGAAGAACAATCCCAGAATGTGGGATTTGCCTCATGGAAACCCCATCAGGAAACAAGTTCTGTTACAGGAgaaccaccccaaaacacacTCACTGCAGCAGAGTCAATCCAGGTTAGAGACTTGGCCATCAGGGAGGTGGCCCAGGACATGGACACAGCACAGAGCAATGTGCCTGCCACTGAAGAGCCACTGCAGGAGGAGAAGCCCATGATCAAAGAGCTCTTCCAGGGCTCAGGGTCAGGGAAGCTGACCAGAGATGAAGGCTCTGGGATGGAAGAACTGTCCCATGGCAAAAGCCTTGGCATGGCTGAGCTGCCCGCCAAGGGAGAAGAAGCAGAACACCAGACTGAGACAACCCTGAGGGACTTGTCCCTCCACACTGCACATCCCAAAGCACAAGAACCACACCAGGACTCGGAGTTCAGTGTTGGACAAGATCTGCAGGGTGGGAGCCAGACAGTCACAGAAGGCACCAGGGACAGTGACCTGGCTCTGGGGCAGCCACTGCAGGATGACTttcctcccagagcagctgctgatgTCCCACACTTACAGTCCCCTACCGCAGGATTGTGCCAAGGAAACGAGGCATCCCAGCTCCCTGCGCTGGTGAATGAAGGTGGGGCAGGGCAATCAAGTGGTGGGACACatccagcagagcctggggtgTTGGTGTGcatggctgggctggcaggagctgtggcccCAGAGCACTGGGATGCTACTGTGGCCCCAGGAAACCAGGAGGACAGCAAGAGCTACAGGGAAACTTCCGTGGCCTCCAAGATCAAGATGTTTGAGCAAGGCGAAGCAGAGCAAAGGGCAGcccaggagggacaggagcatGTGCCTGAAACTGAGACATCGGTGACAGCCACGGGGAAGACAAATCTGGAACAGGATGTGCCTTTGAGCACTGACCTCACCTCACCCCCTGCAGTGGGACCTGTGTCCGGTGTGGGGTCCTTGGCCCTCGGGCAAGGGGCTGGTTCAGGAGAcacctcccagccccactcGCTGAAGGAACGAGTCTCTGCTGAGCCTGAGCACAAAGAAGACAGTGCTGACCTGGCCTCGCCCGACTCCGGCTGTGAGCTCACCCTGGCCGAGGCCGTG AGCAAATCTCAGGAACCAAGTGGGGAAGAAAAGCATTTATGTGACCCATCAGTAAAATCCAGCCTGAAAGAAGAGAATGTAAAGGCTGCTGTTCCAGTGGTCTCGCAG AGAGCAGGTGTGAGGGAGGGCCCTGAGGAGAGGGTGAAACCGCCCCGGCACAGGGCCCCCGAGAGTGACACCGGCGACGAGGAGCCCGACCAGGAGAAGGACTCGGTCTTCCTGAAGGACAACCACCTGGCCATTGAGCGCAAGTGCTCCAGCATCACCGTCAGCTCAACCTCCAGCCTGGAAGCGGAGGTGGACTTCACCGTCATCGGGGACTTCCATGGCACGGCCTTTGAGGACATCTCCCGGAGCCTGCCCGAGCTGGACAAGGACAAGAGTGAAACAGAAGATGAAGGCTTGGTTTCCTTCCAGCACACTGACAAAGCAGTTCCTGGACTGGAAGAGGATCCCAAAGGCAGGGATAAggtctcccagcccagcccagatgTCTCCCAGCCAGAG CCTTCAGCCCCAAAAGCAAATGCTGTGACTGTGAAGAAGCCCGAAGCAGAAGGCTCCACTCCCCATTGG GTGGACGGAGGCACCccgggcagcagggacaccaccaccagcactgcccaggctggtACCACAGAGACAGCGCTG GATCACGGCACCAAggctggcaaaggagctgcTCCCACTACAGACCTTCGCTCCCTGTCACCG ATCTCGGGCGGCTCTGCTGGCAAGGAGGTGCTCACCAGCATATTCAGTGCCACTGCGGAAACGCTCTCCACCTCCACCACCACCCACGTTACCAAG ACTGTGAAAGGAGGGTTCTCCGAGACCCGGATAGAGAAGCGCATCATCATCACGGGCGATGAAGATGTGGACCAGGACCAG GCACTGGCTTTAGCAATCAAAGAGGCAAAACTCCAGCACCCTGACATGCTGGTAACCAAAGCTGTGGTGTACAGAGAAACAGAGCCCTCTCCAGAGGAAAGGGACAAGAAACCTCAG GAATCCTGA